The following proteins are co-located in the Vigna angularis cultivar LongXiaoDou No.4 chromosome 2, ASM1680809v1, whole genome shotgun sequence genome:
- the LOC108328185 gene encoding E3 ubiquitin-protein ligase PUB22, whose amino-acid sequence MDNEIDVPSFFVCPISLEIMKDPVTVSTGITYDRESIETWLFSKKNTTCPVTKQPLMDYTDLTPNHTLRRLIQAWCTMNASHGIERIPTPKPPVNRTQITKLLKDASHSPLVCLRRLKSIASGSETNKRCMEAAGAVEFLASIVMNNNSNSNDSSNGADPNDGSGFELKTTASDEALSLLHTLDLTEQGLKTLLGFRNGDFIDSLTRVMQKGFFESRAYAVFLLKSMSEVADPVQLLHLRQEIFVELVQVLRDQISTKTSKDILQTLIQFSPWGRNRVKAVEAGAVPVLIELLLDCKDRKPCEMMLVLLEILCQCAEGRAELLSHGAGLAIVSKKILRVSTLANDRAVRILLSVSKFSATPHVVQEMLKLGVAAKLCLVLQVDSGNKAKEKAREILKLHARAWKNTPCIPNNLLSSYPAYA is encoded by the coding sequence ATGGACAACGAGATCGATGTTCCTTCGTTCTTCGTCTGCCCCATTTCCTTAGAAATCATGAAGGATCCGGTGACGGTCTCAACGGGCATCACCTACGACCGTGAAAGCATCGAAACGTGGCTGTTTTCCAAGAAAAATACCACATGCCCCGTCACCAAACAACCCTTGATGGATTACACCGATCTCACCCCTAACCACACTCTTCGGAGACTCATCCAAGCCTGGTGTACCATGAACGCTTCTCACGGCATCGAAAGGATCCCAACTCCAAAACCTCCCGTTAACAGGACACAGATTACCAAGCTTCTCAAAGACGCTTCTCACTCCCCTCTCGTATGCCTACGAAGACTCAAATCCATTGCTTCAGGAAGCGAGACAAATAAGCGATGCATGGAGGCTGCGGGTGCTGTTGAGTTCCTCGCATCCATTGTAATGAACAACAACAGCAACAGCAACGATTCTTCAAATGGGGCTGACCCAAATGATGGATCTGGATTCGAGTTGAAAACAACTGCAAGCGATGAAGCATTGAGCCTGCTTCACACGCTTGATTTAACTGAACAAGGGTTGAAGACTCTTCTTGGCTTCAGAAACGGAGATTTTATTGACTCTTTGACGAGAGTCATGCAGAAAGGGTTCTTTGAATCACGCGCTTATGCAGTTTTCTTGTTGAAATCTATGTCTGAAGTGGCTGATCCAGTGCAACTGTTGCATCTAAGACAAGAAATTTTCGTGGAACTAGTACAAGTCTTGAGGGATCAGATTTCAACGAAGACATCAAAGGATATCCTTCAAACCTTAATCCAATTCTCTCCTTGGGGGAGGAACAGGGTCAAGGCTGTGGAAGCAGGAGCAGTGCCTGTTTTGATAGAGCTTCTTCTGGATTGCAAGGATAGAAAGCCTTGCGAGATGATGCTGGTGCTGTTGGAGATACTATGCCAGTGTGCGGAGGGAAGAGCAGAACTATTGAGTCATGGAGCAGGTCTTGCCATTGTTTCAAAGAAGATTCTAAGAGTTTCGACATTGGCGAATGATAGGGCTGTTAGGATTCTTCTTTCTGTCTCCAAGTTCTCTGCGACTCCACACGTTGTTCAAGAGATGCTGAAACTGGGTGTGGCAGCGAAACTGTGCTTGGTGCTTCAGGTGGATAGCGGAAACAAGGCCAAGGAAAAGGCAAGAGAGATACTCAAGTTGCATGCTCGGGCGTGGAAGAATACTCCATGCATACCCAACAATTTGCTTTCTTCATACCCGGCTTATGCGTGA
- the LOC108327586 gene encoding dof zinc finger protein DOF3.5 has protein sequence MERGWKANSVEISPNCPRCGSSNTKFCYYNNYSSTQPRYFCKGCRRYWTKGGSLRNVPIGGGCRKSRRGKYNKALRQAHGPVGHSDDLRPSSSVVSDGPNIDLAQVYASFLNVKPDQVQTVCSPSPEYSSIVNTDFGHSVLSEEHHGLTGRLHFHEQPRESHFGEDIEMYFCGLNSIQKHQKYSSSHDTTVTKTNFELPPLPGEVAETSHGNVLWSNSEMMVDHALQATQWPLLGPEAYDADFLMGNCWSHFDFPRDASFSMP, from the coding sequence ATGGAGAGAGGGTGGAAGGCTAACAGTGTTGAGATTTCACCAAATTGTCCTAGGTGTGGTTCTTCCAACACCAAGTTCTGCTATTACAATAACTACAGTTCAACTCAACCACGGTACTTTTGCAAGGGCTGCAGAAGGTACTGGACCAAAGGAGGATCCCTCCGCAACGTACCAATTGGTGGTGGCTGCCGGAAAAGTAGAAGGGGTAAATATAATAAGGCCCTAAGACAAGCCCATGGCCCAGTTGGGCATTCTGATGATTTAAGGCCTTCATCTTCAGTGGTGTCTGATGGGCCAAATATTGATCTTGCGCAAGTCTATGCAAGTTTTCTCAATGTGAAGCCAGATCAAGTGCAAACAGTTTGCTCTCCTTCTCCTGAGTATTCAAGCATAGTTAACACTGATTTTGGCCACAGTGTTTTGTCTGAAGAGCATCATGGTCTTACTGGGCGTTTGCATTTTCATGAACAGCCCAGAGAATCCCATTTTGGTGAGGATATCGAAATGTACTTTTGCGGGTTGAACTCTATCCAGAAGCATCAGAAGTATAGTAGCAGTCATGATACAACGgttacaaaaacaaattttgagttGCCTCCATTACCAGGTGAAGTTGCAGAAACCTCACATGGCAATGTGTTGTGGTCCAATTCTGAGATGATGGTAGATCATGCTTTGCAAGCCACCCAATGGCCCCTTCTTGGACCAGAAGCTTATGATGCAGACTTCTTAATGGGTAACTGTTGGAGCCACTTCGATTTTCCAAGGGATGCTTCTTTTTCCATGCCTTGA
- the LOC128195375 gene encoding protein FAR1-RELATED SEQUENCE 11-like, whose amino-acid sequence MEEILNKPMVEGEYANDSTLYKGKLFNSDTDAYNFYCLFAKTSGFSVRRGHSYKRINNNIEDIYKRKFICHRAGVAKQRKITEVENQRKRKSSRCNCSAKLLISKRTFGFEEKWMVTCFENSHNHALLDEKEIRFLPAYRDIPINDQARILLLSKVGCSVSLIMRVLEAEKGIEAGHLPFLDKDIRNFIKSQSSIDKENDASGVLKLCKDLKDKDDAFQYDFTLDESNKLEHIIWVFGDSMRAYEAFGDVVVFDTTYRINRYDMPLGLWVGIDNHGSSIFFGCSFVRIVKGKYPQTILTDQDHALKEVVSTELPNTKHAFCIWHIATKLPTWFSFVLGTKYDDFKTEFYRLYNLECESDFEQQWDLMVDRFHVTYLKEFFFAGMTTTGRSESINSYIKRFLDVGVVVNIRNQVGEEARMRQKYHNPLMKTSFPIEEHAASILTPYAFELLQHEIELSTKYAATVINNDSYLVRHYTKLDGGRSVTWIKEKNSIRCSCKQFEFSGILCRHAIRVLLKNDYFSIPEEYLLSRWRRESSLIPQSRHIINYNDNSSVEFRSLVQCLEVESLKTKDRVEVATKELKKVIHYLKGSRAKGGVEAAKKSHHCHYPNCGGTDHDSRNCPIKRKKDSLLASQSSPNK is encoded by the exons atggAAGAGATCTTGAATAAACCTATGGTTGAAGGCGAATATgccaatgactcaactctttacaaaggaaaattgtttaacagcgacACCGATGCttacaatttttattgtttatttgcaAAGACTTCTGGTTTTTCAGTTAGACGTGGACATAGTTACAAACGGATCAACAATAACATTgaagatatatataaaagaaagtttATTTGTCACCGAGCAGGTGTtgctaaacaaagaaaaattacagAAGTAGAAAACCAAAGGAAACGAAAAAGTTCCAGATGTAATTGTAGTGCAAAATTGTTGATATCTAAAAGAACATTTGGCTTCGAGGAAAAATGGATGGTTACATGTTTCGAAAACTCTCATAATCATGCGTTATTAGATGAGAAAGAAATTCGATTTCTTCCAGCTTATCGTGATATCCCTATTAATGATCAAGCtcgtatattattattatcgaAAGTTGGTTGCTCGGTAAGTCTCATTATGAGAGTGCTTGAAGCGGAGAAAGGGATAGAGGCAGGACATCTACCATTTCTGGACAAAGatattagaaattttattaaatctcAAAGTAGCATTGATAAAGAGAACGACGCTTCAGGTGTTCTCAAATTATGCAAAGATTTGAAAGACAAAGATGATGCTTTCCAATATGATTTTACATTGGATGAAAGTAACAAGTTGGAACATATTATTTGGGTATTTGGTGATTCGATGCGAGCATATGAAGCTTTTGGGGATGTGGTTGTCTTTGATACTACGTATCGGATTAATCGTTATGATATGCCTCTTGGACTATGGGTTGGAATTGATAATCATGGAAGTTCCATTTTTTTTGGTTGT agTTTTGTACGCATTGTCAAAGGAAAATATCCACAAACAATTCTAACTGATCAAGACCATGCACTTAAAGAAGTTGTTTCAACAGAATTGCCAAATACAAAGCATGCTTTTTGCATATGGCATATTGCGACAAAGTTGCCAACTTGGTTTTCTTTCGTTTTGGGTACAAAATATGACGACTTCAAAACTGAGTTTTATAGGctatataatttagaatgtgAAAGTGATTTTGAACAACAATGGGATTTGATGGTTGACCGCTTTCATGTAA CCTATTTGAAAGAATTCTTTTTCGCTGGGATGACGACAACCGGACGTTCAGAAtctataaattcatatattaaaagatTCTTGGAT gTTGGAGTTGTTGTGAACATTAGAAATCAAGTTGGAGAAGAGGCGAGAATGCGTCAAAAGTATCATAATCCTCTAATGAAAACGAGTTTTCCGATTGAGGAACATGCTGCATCCATACTCACACCATATGCCTTTGAGTTGCTTCAACATGAGATTGAGTTATCTACAAAATATGCAGCAACTGTGATTAACAATGACTCTTACTTGGTGCGGCATTATACCAAACTTGATGGAGGTCGTTCTGTAACTTggataaaggaaaaaaattcaattcgTTGTTCTTGTAAACAATTTGAATTTTCTGGGATACTATGTAGACATGCTATTCGAGTGTTGTTGAAGAATGACTATTTTAGCATTCCAGAAGAATATCTTCTTTCTCGATGGAGAAGAGAAAGCTCATTGATCCCACAATCAAGACACATAATCAACTATAATGATAACTCCTCTGTTGAGTTTCGATCACTCGTGCAATGTTTAGAGGTTGAATCTTTAAAGACCAAAGATCGAGTTGAAGTAGCTACTAAAGAGTTAAAGAAAGTCATTCACTATTTAAAAG GATCAAGGGCAAAAGGAGGAGTTGAAGCTGCAAAGAAGTCTCATCATTGTCATTATCCTAATTGTGGTGGAACCGATCATGACTCACGAAATTGTCCAATTAAAaggaagaaagattcattattaGCTTCTCAATCATCTCCTAATAAGTAA